A genomic window from Streptomyces sp. NBC_01429 includes:
- a CDS encoding isoprenyl transferase — MNLRDLVYGLYARRVERRLDLAQAPKHIGVILDGNRRWARASGGTAEQGHKAGASKIQELLGWCSETNVEVVTLWMLSTDNLSRPEKQLMPLVSIIENAVTDLAADGRWRVHHVGTLDLLPAHTQTVLKEAEEATAGNKGILVNVAVGYGGRQEIADAVSSLLMEHASKGTSFEDLAGIVDVDLISSHLYTRGQPDPDLVIRTSGEQRLSGFMLWQSAHSEYYFCEVFWPAFRKVDFLRALRDYAARHRRYGT, encoded by the coding sequence GTGAACTTGCGCGACCTGGTGTATGGGCTCTACGCACGCCGGGTGGAACGGCGCCTCGATCTCGCCCAGGCGCCCAAGCACATCGGCGTCATCCTCGACGGCAACCGTCGCTGGGCGCGGGCATCGGGCGGCACGGCCGAGCAGGGACACAAGGCCGGCGCCAGCAAGATCCAGGAGCTGCTGGGCTGGTGCTCCGAGACCAATGTCGAGGTCGTCACGCTCTGGATGCTCTCCACGGACAATCTCAGCCGCCCCGAGAAGCAGCTCATGCCGCTCGTCTCCATCATCGAGAACGCGGTCACCGATCTGGCGGCCGACGGCCGCTGGCGCGTGCACCACGTCGGCACGCTCGATCTGCTGCCCGCCCATACCCAGACCGTGCTGAAGGAGGCCGAGGAGGCCACCGCCGGCAACAAGGGAATACTCGTCAATGTCGCCGTGGGGTACGGCGGCCGCCAGGAGATCGCCGACGCCGTCAGCTCCCTGCTGATGGAGCACGCGAGCAAGGGGACCTCCTTCGAGGACCTCGCCGGCATCGTCGACGTCGACCTGATCTCCTCCCATCTCTACACCCGGGGCCAGCCCGACCCGGATCTGGTCATCAGGACCAGCGGGGAGCAGCGGCTCTCCGGATTCATGCTCTGGCAGAGCGCCCATTCGGAGTACTACTTCTGCGAAGTCTTCTGGCCGGCTTTCCGCAAGGTCGACTTCCTGCGCGCCCTGCGCGACTACGCCGCGCGCCACCGCCGCTACGGAACCTGA
- the mgrA gene encoding L-glyceraldehyde 3-phosphate reductase — protein MSNSPSYLAADERYDSMEYRRTGRSGLKLPAISLGLWHNFGDDRTLDSQRAILRRAFDLGVTHFDLANNYGPPPGSAELNFGKIFAQDFSAYRDELIISTKAGYLMHSGPYGEWGSRKYLLSSLDASLKRMGLDHVDIFYSHRFDPHTPLEETMGALASAVRSGKALYAGVSSYNAEQTAEAARLLRQMGVPALIHQPSYSMINRWTEDDGLLDTLETAGMGCISFAPLAQGLLTDKYLSGIPEGSRAAQGKSLDPGLLSDEVVRRLRGLNDIAGRRGQSLAQLALTWVLRDPRMTSALIGASSVRQLEANVAALAGPGLSAEELTEIDTFAVDTKGTNIWADRG, from the coding sequence ATGAGCAATTCCCCCTCCTACCTCGCGGCCGATGAACGGTACGACTCCATGGAGTACCGCCGTACCGGTCGCAGTGGCCTGAAACTGCCCGCGATCTCGCTGGGCCTCTGGCACAACTTCGGCGACGACCGGACCCTCGATTCCCAGCGCGCGATCCTGCGCCGCGCCTTCGATCTCGGGGTGACGCACTTCGATCTGGCGAACAACTACGGACCGCCGCCCGGATCGGCCGAGCTGAATTTCGGCAAGATCTTCGCCCAGGACTTCTCGGCCTACCGTGATGAACTCATCATTTCGACCAAGGCTGGTTATTTGATGCATTCGGGCCCTTATGGCGAATGGGGCTCCCGCAAGTATCTGCTGTCGTCCCTGGACGCGTCCCTGAAGCGGATGGGGCTCGACCACGTCGACATCTTCTACTCCCACCGCTTCGATCCCCACACTCCGCTGGAGGAGACGATGGGGGCGCTGGCCTCCGCCGTGCGGAGCGGCAAAGCGCTGTACGCGGGGGTGTCCTCGTACAACGCGGAGCAGACGGCCGAGGCGGCGAGGCTGCTGCGGCAGATGGGGGTTCCCGCGCTCATCCACCAGCCGTCGTACTCGATGATCAACCGCTGGACCGAGGACGACGGGCTGCTGGACACCCTGGAGACGGCCGGTATGGGCTGCATCTCCTTCGCGCCGCTCGCGCAGGGTCTGCTGACGGACAAGTACCTGTCGGGCATCCCCGAGGGATCCCGGGCCGCGCAGGGCAAGTCCCTCGACCCGGGTCTGCTCTCGGACGAGGTGGTACGGCGGCTGCGCGGGCTGAACGACATCGCGGGGCGGCGCGGGCAGTCGCTGGCGCAGCTGGCGCTGACGTGGGTGCTGCGCGATCCCCGGATGACCTCGGCGCTGATCGGCGCGTCCAGCGTGAGGCAGCTGGAGGCGAACGTCGCGGCGCTGGCCGGACCGGGCCTCTCGGCGGAGGAACTGACGGAGATCGACACGTTCGCGGTGGACACGAAGGGCACGAACATCTGGGCCGACCGGGGCTGA
- a CDS encoding class I SAM-dependent methyltransferase — MDSSAGPARPSRPRPRTRTRPRPRPRTFDELIAEAEAVPVDGWNFSWLDGRATEERPAWGYARAMGERMARATAALDLQTGGGETLASVPERPPLTVATEGWPPNVARATALLHPRGVAVVAAPDEPPLPFGDGAFDLVVSRHPVRAWWEEIARVLRPGGTYFSQEVGPASVFELVEFFLGPRSAEERSARDPERAARAAERAGLRVVDLRTAALRTEFRDIGAVVYFLRKVVWMVPGFTVERYRDRLAELHRRIEADGPFVATTTRFLIEAVKPERATPEPGPRHS, encoded by the coding sequence ATGGATTCCAGCGCCGGGCCCGCGCGCCCCAGTCGTCCCCGACCCCGGACCCGTACTCGTCCCCGTCCCCGTCCCCGTACCTTCGACGAGCTGATCGCCGAGGCCGAGGCGGTGCCGGTCGACGGCTGGAACTTCTCCTGGCTGGACGGACGGGCCACCGAGGAGCGGCCCGCGTGGGGGTACGCCCGCGCGATGGGGGAGCGGATGGCCCGCGCCACCGCCGCCCTGGACCTCCAGACCGGCGGCGGCGAGACGCTCGCCTCCGTACCGGAGCGGCCCCCGCTCACCGTGGCCACCGAGGGCTGGCCGCCCAACGTCGCCCGCGCCACCGCGCTGCTCCATCCGAGGGGTGTCGCGGTCGTCGCGGCCCCGGACGAGCCGCCGCTGCCGTTCGGGGACGGCGCCTTCGACCTGGTGGTCAGCCGCCATCCGGTGAGGGCGTGGTGGGAGGAGATCGCCCGGGTGCTGCGCCCGGGCGGCACCTACTTCTCCCAGGAGGTCGGGCCGGCCAGCGTCTTCGAACTGGTCGAGTTCTTCCTCGGGCCGCGGTCCGCGGAGGAGCGCTCCGCCCGCGACCCCGAACGGGCCGCGCGAGCCGCCGAGCGCGCCGGGCTCCGGGTCGTCGATCTGCGGACGGCCGCGCTGCGCACCGAGTTCCGTGACATCGGGGCCGTCGTCTATTTCCTGCGCAAGGTCGTCTGGATGGTGCCCGGCTTCACGGTCGAGCGGTACCGCGACCGGCTGGCCGAGCTGCACCGCCGGATCGAGGCCGACGGGCCTTTCGTGGCGACCACCACACGCTTCCTGATCGAGGCGGTCAAGCCGGAGCGCGCCACTCCCGAGCCCGGGCCGCGTCACTCCTGA
- a CDS encoding A24 family peptidase has protein sequence MYATLIVVAALWGTATGLLLPRAAYRLSVEPADPWRDGCPAGHRFTGPARGWLGLPGCAACAAAVPVPVRTAPGPAADVAHDSGPGTEPAVGPASDTPDADPSEAPDDAPDDTSDASPDGPDATAGTPGSAAARFGGFVAVPLLTALVCAALAAATGPRPELAVWLLVTPFAVLLALVDSRVHRLPDQLTLPLAAAAAVLLGVAALIPGGAGSWPTALLGGLVLGFTYAVLFLINPNGMGFGDVKLALSLGVVLGWYGWLVLFAGAFAGFLLGAVYGFGLILLRRANRKSAIPFGPFMIVGALLAVLLGALAAV, from the coding sequence GTGTACGCCACGCTGATCGTCGTCGCCGCCCTCTGGGGGACCGCCACCGGACTCCTGCTGCCGCGCGCCGCGTACCGGCTCTCCGTCGAGCCGGCGGACCCCTGGCGGGACGGCTGCCCGGCGGGCCACCGGTTCACCGGGCCCGCCCGGGGATGGCTGGGGCTCCCGGGGTGCGCGGCCTGCGCCGCCGCCGTACCCGTCCCCGTCCGTACGGCACCCGGCCCCGCGGCCGACGTGGCCCACGACAGCGGCCCCGGCACCGAGCCCGCCGTCGGCCCCGCCTCGGACACCCCGGACGCCGATCCGTCCGAAGCCCCCGATGACGCGCCTGACGACACGTCTGACGCCAGCCCAGACGGCCCCGACGCGACGGCCGGCACCCCCGGGTCCGCCGCAGCGCGCTTCGGCGGATTCGTCGCCGTACCGCTGCTCACCGCCCTCGTCTGCGCGGCCCTCGCCGCCGCCACCGGGCCCCGTCCCGAACTCGCCGTATGGCTGCTGGTCACACCGTTCGCCGTGCTCCTCGCGCTGGTCGACAGCCGGGTGCACCGCCTCCCCGACCAGCTGACGCTGCCGCTCGCCGCCGCTGCCGCCGTACTGCTCGGCGTGGCCGCCCTGATCCCCGGCGGCGCGGGGTCCTGGCCGACGGCGCTGCTCGGCGGGCTCGTGCTCGGCTTCACCTACGCCGTCCTGTTCCTGATCAACCCGAACGGCATGGGCTTCGGCGATGTGAAGCTCGCGCTCTCGCTCGGGGTCGTGCTCGGCTGGTACGGCTGGCTGGTCCTGTTCGCCGGGGCCTTCGCCGGGTTCCTGCTCGGCGCGGTGTACGGATTCGGGCTGATCCTGCTGCGCCGGGCGAACCGCAAGTCCGCCATCCCGTTCGGGCCCTTCATGATCGTCGGCGCGCTGCTCGCCGTGCTCCTGGGCGCGCTCGCCGCCGTCTGA
- a CDS encoding DUF192 domain-containing protein, with product MGTWRNGSGRLTVEEPDGSGAEAAAAETVAVEIAASYGTRRRGLLGRDGIEGALLITPCNSVHTFRMRFAIDVAYLDKELRVVDVHTLKPGRLPLPRWKARHVLEAEAGAMERWGLRPGARITVDVQNAT from the coding sequence ATGGGCACATGGCGCAACGGCAGCGGACGGCTGACAGTCGAGGAACCGGACGGATCCGGCGCGGAAGCGGCGGCCGCGGAAACGGTGGCCGTGGAGATCGCCGCCTCGTACGGGACGCGGCGGCGCGGGCTGCTCGGGCGGGACGGCATCGAGGGCGCACTGCTGATCACACCGTGCAACAGCGTGCACACCTTCCGGATGCGCTTCGCGATCGATGTGGCCTATCTCGACAAGGAGTTGCGGGTCGTCGACGTCCACACCCTCAAGCCGGGCCGGCTTCCGCTGCCGAGGTGGAAGGCCCGCCATGTGCTGGAGGCCGAGGCGGGCGCGATGGAGCGCTGGGGGCTGCGCCCCGGCGCCCGGATCACGGTGGACGTCCAGAACGCTACCTGA
- a CDS encoding Hint domain-containing protein, whose amino-acid sequence MRGLVPRTDVRLLGLRTAQRGQGAVEYVGLVAVVAAIVGALVMTGVGPTLADGIRTQVCRITGGADCGGGAYEGEDRAGGPEDPLSDTPGASEGVSGGTGEDTGGGPGANENASENANENANENASDGQQAAAPGSQARIDYESALKELQDAQADEKSDSDKAAEAAKELAKILADELGITDALDCVTKGDMGACTETLINVLLNLVGGAAGKLAAKYGAPWKWKKAVSLVRALKKHGGDLYDGIKGLIKNRKRVGKAEDRLADARKRLDAENPKKPDGRSDGKSDGKADGKADDRPDGKPNDKPPTCPVAHSFLPGTPVLLADGTRLAIEKVRVDDVVRATDPVTGRTLARRVTRTFTTHADKEFTRLTVRTDTGTAVVTATDTHPFYLTDLRRWRAAGDIRPGALLLAERGASLKVLSTRHYVRQRTTHDLTVQGLHTYYVGVGTAAALVHNNTCEWPVADGVAGPAAGKTLKRPHRRHTIKGSAGSEVKESNTVILDGMQKRIDDDIKGISQGKASLDPDGNTYRINGRGYEVKSNGTVFPKEGPGLVKLDRVEYSALQLMAKGDAKSLKQLEMNPKFKENPQAVEKARRIIEGTYS is encoded by the coding sequence GTGCGCGGGCTCGTGCCGCGCACGGATGTCCGTCTGCTGGGGCTGCGCACGGCGCAGCGGGGGCAAGGGGCCGTCGAGTACGTCGGCCTGGTGGCCGTCGTCGCGGCGATCGTCGGCGCTCTGGTGATGACCGGGGTGGGGCCGACTCTCGCCGACGGGATCAGAACGCAGGTCTGCCGTATCACCGGCGGCGCCGACTGCGGCGGCGGTGCGTACGAGGGCGAGGACCGGGCCGGGGGACCCGAAGACCCGTTATCCGATACGCCGGGCGCAAGCGAAGGCGTAAGTGGCGGCACCGGCGAAGACACCGGCGGGGGCCCCGGCGCGAACGAGAACGCGAGCGAGAACGCGAACGAGAACGCGAACGAGAACGCGAGCGACGGGCAGCAGGCCGCCGCGCCCGGGAGCCAGGCCCGGATCGACTACGAATCCGCCCTGAAAGAGCTTCAGGACGCCCAGGCCGACGAGAAATCCGACTCCGACAAGGCCGCGGAGGCCGCGAAGGAGCTGGCCAAGATCCTCGCCGACGAGCTGGGGATCACCGACGCCTTGGACTGCGTCACCAAGGGCGACATGGGTGCCTGCACCGAGACGCTCATCAATGTCCTGCTCAATCTCGTCGGTGGCGCCGCCGGCAAACTCGCCGCCAAGTACGGTGCGCCCTGGAAGTGGAAGAAGGCCGTATCCCTCGTACGGGCGCTGAAGAAGCACGGCGGCGATCTGTACGACGGCATCAAGGGCCTGATCAAGAACCGCAAGCGCGTCGGAAAGGCCGAGGACCGACTCGCCGACGCCCGCAAGCGACTCGACGCGGAGAACCCGAAGAAGCCCGACGGGAGAAGCGACGGGAAGTCCGACGGAAAGGCCGACGGAAAAGCCGACGACAGACCGGACGGCAAGCCGAATGACAAGCCCCCCACCTGTCCCGTAGCCCACAGCTTCCTGCCCGGCACCCCCGTGCTCCTCGCCGACGGGACGCGCCTGGCGATCGAGAAGGTACGGGTCGACGACGTCGTCAGGGCCACCGACCCGGTCACCGGACGCACCCTGGCCCGGCGGGTGACCCGTACGTTCACCACCCACGCCGACAAGGAGTTCACTCGGCTGACGGTGCGCACGGACACCGGCACCGCGGTCGTCACCGCCACCGACACGCACCCCTTCTACCTCACCGACCTGCGACGCTGGCGCGCCGCCGGGGACATCAGGCCGGGCGCGCTCCTGCTGGCCGAGCGGGGTGCGTCGCTGAAGGTCCTCAGCACCCGCCACTATGTGCGGCAGCGCACGACCCACGACCTGACCGTCCAGGGCCTCCACACCTACTACGTAGGAGTGGGCACAGCCGCCGCGCTCGTGCACAACAACACCTGCGAGTGGCCCGTCGCCGACGGGGTGGCCGGTCCCGCCGCGGGCAAGACGCTGAAGCGGCCGCACCGCCGGCACACCATCAAGGGTTCCGCGGGCAGTGAGGTCAAGGAGTCCAACACCGTCATCCTCGACGGAATGCAGAAGAGGATCGACGACGACATCAAGGGAATCTCCCAGGGGAAGGCGTCCCTGGACCCGGACGGAAACACCTATCGCATCAACGGGCGCGGCTACGAGGTGAAGTCGAACGGCACGGTCTTCCCGAAGGAAGGCCCCGGACTCGTCAAACTGGACCGGGTCGAATACTCGGCACTCCAGCTGATGGCCAAGGGAGACGCCAAATCGCTCAAACAGCTGGAAATGAACCCGAAGTTCAAGGAAAACCCCCAGGCCGTCGAAAAGGCCCGGCGCATCATTGAGGGAACCTACTCGTGA